The Nymphaea colorata isolate Beijing-Zhang1983 chromosome 5, ASM883128v2, whole genome shotgun sequence DNA segment CATACCCCGGATTTTGGCTTTGTTCAATTACATGCAAGTCTTGAGACTCCTCGTTTTTTTTCAGGGTGAGCTGTTTCACTCCACCGCTCCTAAGAGAGACCACTCCACCCCCTGTAACCTCAACCCTTTCATGAAACTTGCCAGAGGTGAATACCTTCGAAGAGGGTCAACAACTCAATACTTGAGGTTGACACACTTTTCTCAAAAGAGTCCGGATGTGCGTGAATTCATGCGCACAGTAAGCCTACCTTGGTACCGAGGTAGATCCAAGattttttggctgaagggcactcGAGTCACGGAACGAGATCTGGTTTGGGTTCCACATGCGGCCGGAGACACCAGCTCACTtatagctccgctactgccttGGCATCTTGTGTCAAGGAATAATTAAGAAGAGTGTAGAAGCATTAGGCTGACAAGCAAAAGACCAATTCAGGGTTCAAATAATGCATGCACCATGTGGGTCCCCACCTTATGCCAAGCTGACTcatcttaaaaagaaaagaccCTAAGTTTATCTtatatcagaaaaaaaaaaaaaaaaacctaattaTTTCACCACTTCATCTTTGGATCCATCCCATGAGCTTTGCAAAAACAGTGAAGGTTCATCATATCAAGACTATTCTCCTCATCCCTTGCCCCGCATGACTTGTGTGGGCTTGAGCACCCACGAAAATCGAACTAGTGCCAGGCAATCAATCAATCTGCTATCGGGTCCGACCAGCTAGACTAATCGATTTGGTAACCCAGTATAATTGGGTTGATCATTGGCCGCAAATATTCGTTTAgaagtatttaaaaaataataagaataataaacaaaaaaaagaatgacACATGGCACCACAACTTGATTTGAATAGGCCGAAttaagtggaaaaaaaaagccaaaacttTTAAAGGCTATCGGACAACAACAATACTTTATTACTATCCCATGAACCTGCTTCGAACAAGAGGACAGATTCATTACAACACCGGAAACAAGTGTTCCATGGATTTGCTTccatgaaacagtaacaatatgttattgttaCCAAACGACCTATCTGAGTGCACATTTAGATGAAGCACATCCACATCATCTCAACCAATGGATCCAAGAAGTCCGGGaatccatattcaaatccaaaattggGATCCCATTGTGCACATCCACATCATCTCAACCATTGGATCCAAGTCTTGAaatccatattcaaatccaacatTGGGATCCCATTGTCTCCTGCAAATGAATGCTTAGTTTCTGATTTGGGGATTCCCCTTTTTCCCTCAAGTAAATTTAAGTACAttccttttatttgtttatatatatatatatatatatatatatatatatattcatttggAGGGAAAAGTAGTCACGTACATAACCAACAAAGCAATAGCTAACAAAGGAAAAGTGGTAGATTCACATGCTCACCCACAGCCATGTCTTGTAAGCTAGCGACCCCGTACCCTCAAATAATTGAGGTCATTTCctcgtgattttttttttttaatttctctccaggaataaatattttcatttatgttaTATTTTTGAGTTCACATACTACCACCATACTACAACATGCTAGGAttgaaaatgactaaaatacccttgtTAAATTAAAGGCTTCTCCCCTTTACACGGGCAAAAGTGAAagttaaaacaattaaaaaaaatctctccAATGAGATGTGGGAACATGTCTTTTGTATTCTAAGCATATACGTTGCTGCTAACGCTCTTATAGGAGCTGTTTGGCTAAAATAACAGATTATTACTGTCCAATGAATCTACCCCTAAGATTGAGGTAGGTTCGTGAAACAcaatatttcatgaacatgCCCCAATTCTGCGTGgaacagtaacaaactgtttATATTGCCAAACGACCCCATATGTGACTATTACGCCATGTTTGTTTTTCCTCGGATCTCAAGATCTTAAATTCTAGGGTAGATCAAAGATATAACTGAAGATCTGCGGTTGGATTTTAAAGGCGGCACGACCTCAAATTCAGccaaataacaaaaacatgaaatcCGAGGTCCGATCAAGGTTTATatgataaagataaaaaaaaattagttgaagAGCACTAATGTATAGCGATCCAAATTGTATATACAATTTGGTCAAATTTAGAAccaatttgtatatataatttgGTCAAACCTTGTTTTGATTCTCACAGGTGCTATTCTCATAAACTATCAAAGGCGAGGTGTGCTCCGGCAACTTAAACTATCAAAGTCGAGGTGTGCTTCGGCAACTTGCTAACCACCCAAACCTCGACGTAGCTTAGAACCCCGGTGGCAAGGGAAACAGAGAACCTTTGGGCCTCATCCCAGCACTCAcctaaaaaagaattttaaatttaaaaggcACTAATATGTAATAAACTAAACTATGTAGGGCGCACCGATATAGCTAGGAAATTATCCGTGATTGATCTCATGTCACCTGAGATCTTTTATCTTCAAAGTGAAGAAGCATATCCCAAAAAGTCATTTCAGTTCAGTGTCTTAGGAGAAAAGACATACAACCTTTGTTGGCTTCGCAACACCAAGAAATTACAGTGTCTTGATTCATGCTAAGATGAAAAGATTTCCAAAGATTCCAAGAGCTATATGTATTCATATCTCATCCGATTTAGGTTCGAATCAAAGCTATTAAACCAGACACTCAATCGAAATCTGCCAATCTGAGACGATTTCAGATCAAATCTAACCCCTCGAGCATGTAATTACCTGAGAAAATAAAACTCTAGTCAGGAGAGACATCCCTAAGACAAGAACTGTCATTACAGCCAGAGATCATCACAGATGGACAGTTGACAACAGTCCTATCCTACCCAGCTCGCAgaaatttcctttctttctttcaggaAAATGAGCAGAAGAGTATAGAGTCGAGTTATAATGGCTACCATTCTTTTATTACGTAGTAATGGCGATGTTGCAGACATCACCAACCCTCTGAGTCCTCATCACCAATCTGACAAACACCATTTATTTTAACGTCCCAACATACAACAATTTCTACAAGCAAAAACCAATTCAACACTTCCaaggaaacataaaaaaaaatatatatgcaaaataagcaCTTTAGAATAACCTTAACTGCTTACTAATCAAATGCTCATGCCTGCCGTAGGATCTCACAACTCAACGGCCATGATCCACCATGATGCTTCATCAGGCTTTCTTCCCATGGTCGTCTCTTCCAGTACAGTACTTCCACTAGCTAGATCCATGGAAACCATGCTCTGTTTCCTCtttcagagagaaagagagacgtGGTGGTTACCTGAGGAGACGGAGAACCCAAAGGACCGCGACCACCGAAGCGATGCTGTGCAGAAAGGAGGATTCCGGGAGGAGACGGCGAGCCGACGACCACGACGAGGGATGGAAGTCCTGGGGGCCCCTGGTTTTCGGGTAGTAAGGGTAGTAAGGGAGGAGAGGGTTCGGAGGTGGTGGCGCGATAAAGTAAGGGACGGTCGGTGGGGGGTAGAGGTAGCCGGGAAGGGGCGGCGGAGGTGGAGCGGAAGTGTAGGGGACGGGGACGAGGGTCGCCGGGGAAGGCGGGGAATGGACAGCGGCAGCCGGTGGCGGCGGTGCGAGGATGGGCTCGGTGGGGTTGCAGCAGGAGGCGCATGCTACGCAGAGGAGGCCAAGAGGTGGGGTCGCGGCTAATGCCCCCCGGGTGGCTGCCGCCACgacgaagaagagggagagaagacAGGTTTCCCGGCGGAAGATCCGGCGAGGGGCGGCCATTGTCGGCAGAGTAACGATGGAAGTGGGAACAGTGAGGAGTGGGAGGAAAAAGTAAAAGGTCTCAAAGAGAAGAGGGGAGCATGAAGAAACGGGAATGACAGGCATTTGCCCTCTGGATTATTGACGCGTGGAGGATCGGAGGGACACGAGGCGATGAAGTTTTCTAGGCTGACGTCGGTCTCTCGGACGGTAGCGAGTACTGGGTCTAAAAAGCACACAAAGTTGGTAGATCCAGTGGACCTATAATGttcaaaaattgcaaaattttaaaatggttACTAAGTCTTTATAATCTTATGACTTGGtaagataaaaaaagaattcGTGCATGTAAATTAATAATCTTTTTTCATGCATccccatacatatatattttgaattcTACCACAAGATTTCACCAACttctttcaaaatataatcTTATGAAGACATGAGGTGCTagcttttatttctttcctcGCCAAAGAACTCTGACATCTGACAAATGTTGAACCCATCAACTTTCTGTGCCGCATAAATGGCTTTTCAAGTATGGAAAGACCTTGTCTCCAAAGAGTAGAAAAGCAACATAGTTGCACTGAATCATCAACtttaaccatatatatatatatatatacagcaaCATTCAAAGAAGCTTCTTGGATTCCACAGCTCATAACTCTGAACCGTAGAATTTCGCAGTTATTTACCACAAGCGATGAGCAAATGATGGTTGAGAAAAGGATCGAACTTTGGATCAATTTTCAAAGCATTGTCTTTAGATTGAGTGACTGTTAGCGATTGGAGCATGTTCGGTGTCGAACACACCACATTATCATTTTGTTGCCTAAAggcaaaagagagaagaaacttGAAGTCTTTTAGCATGGAGAATGAGTTGCGTGCGCGGTTGCCCACACAACTTATTATATATGCTTAATGAGTAGAGATGAGGCATTTTGgtagtttttttaaaaggtcTTTTATAACCTTTTTACTTTTGtaattttcatgtttgtttatgcaaaaagttttttttttttcaatgtcaattgagggtattttagtcattaaccatactagcgcaagaaaaattttgtgcaccaGTATGACGCATATGACCAGGTTCGCTTAACATAGGACATCTGTCCCTTGCTCAACAAGGGAAGTACTTCGAATTATTTGATCATAGGCTGATGAAGGTATGTTTTGTTGCTCGGATTCTCAAATACAAGAGTGAATTGGAATCTTCATCAATCTGGCAGCAAGCTTACTCCTCCTTAACGGATACACAAATGGTAGCAAACATGATACTCTAGTTGAAAGATATATTCTCGCTCACTAAATCTTGAACAACACATAATTTCACCACTCTacataaaaataagaacttGAGATTCAAAATATGTGGGGTCGGTTGACCTCAAAACCTTGGGTTTTAGATGCCCTCATATACCAGATGTAAGGTGAACAAATGTTGTGCCAGTGGATTTGTTCGACAGTGATTACAATAACATaataattcatatatataactCTTATGAATCTACCAAAATTTTTGGGATGAATACATTCACATGAGTGTCCCATGATAATACGAGTTGGGATCCGAAACTTATCATTGTTAATGGATTTGATTTCTACATGGTTTTCCAGCAAAATACAGAGTTTCTTCACTCTAAAACTCCCAATCGTGCACGTTTgtgccaataaaaaaaaataaaaagagagaggtcatctttggaatttggatctaaggatTTGGACATCCATTTCTGTGCcgatccattttttttaatcttcccGATGCCCAGAAGCTGGATCTCGGGTTTTTGTACCGAGCATTTGCTTAACCGTtgtcatatttggattcaaatgcaCATAATGCAAGATTAAATCCAATTCCTTGTATCAGATTATGTATTCGGATTCACTAAGAAGGCCTTAAACGGGTTGGGCTCAAATGGGATATCAGATATAATTGGCGTTCGGATCAACCTGAAAATGAAATTAGTGAACCGGATCAGCAGAGGAAGAGATCCGGACCCGACTTCATGGCAGCACCGTTTCCGTGACCGCTCTTAGAGAATGAGAGTCTCTGAGCGGCAACTTCCACTCCGCCCTTTTATTTAATGGCGTCGCAGGACGACGCAtctgtgctctctctctctctctcactctcgaTACAGAGACGGAGGTGGGTGTCGGCGCAGAGATGGTGGAGGGCGTATCGGCGGTGCTTTACCGCAGCATAAAGCGGTACTGGCGGAGGAGACACTACGAGCGGCTCGACGGCTCGGCGTCGTCCCGCCGGAGGGTTCGCTTCACGACGGCGGGCGGGCGGCGGAGGTGGAGGATCAAGCTGCCGTCGCGATTCCGAATCGCTTCCCCCAGGAAGATCCTCATGCGCCTCCGCGACGGTTACACCAGGATGATGCTCCGTCTCGCCAGCTCCAGCGCCTTCGTCGGCGGCCAGGCCCTCGGTTACAGCGACCCGTTCGGCGCCCCGCCGCTAAAGGAGTACGACGAGAAGGTGATGGTCGAGATCTACAAGTCACTCGCCGAGCAGGGAAGGTTCGTCGCCGGCCGGTGACGGCACTCCGATACTTAACATTAAATTCACGTTTGAGCGAAAAGACCCCGATCTTGATGTATCATCTGTCATTCATTTCCGCTCATCGACAAAGGACCAGATCATCGCCGGCGGCAGCAAGGAGGCCGCCTCCATCAACCGGTGACGTGTTCGATAGTTTAAGTTCGTGttaatcttttcttctttttccttccctcTCTTGCTGCTGAAGCAAGCAATCGCTGCTTTCTTGTCGTTCTATTTGCAAAATAAGGGCCGATGAAATTCCcgcctcttcctcttccctctGCTCGCGCTCCACCCTCTCGCGATGGTAACTACCTGACTTCTTTGTGGCATCCGTTGGGATACGATTTTTATCTGTGTATCTGCGTTGGTTACTTGCTAATGCTAGCAGGTGCATAAGATGCGGAAGGTGAAGGAGATCGTGCCGTGAGGACGAGTTCCACTACTTGGCCGGAGTCTGCACTacattttcagttttctttacaACACCGGCACCTGTCTAATGTACTTTTTTCTCTTGCTCTTGTGAATGTCCATGTCAAATTTATTTGACTCGTTATACTTTTGATAAACGATTTCACTTGATATTATTTTTTACTTGCGaatcttttttattatgtttcatAAAGTGATTATATTCGAAAAACTTAAATTCCTTATGATATGTATATGTACCACTTATCGATGATGGTATAGCGGTTGTCCTAATGGCGTCTTACTTTAAGTTTTACAATAATTCCTTGCGCGTGTACTTCATCTCTTCCACACACGATCGTCATTTTGTAATGTCATGCCTTTGGACCATGAATTTATTAATGCATGAGACATGTCCAGTCGCATTCAGTTGTTGGTGCAGAAAGAATATATGCGAGCTAACAACTTGTGATCATACTTAGCTTCTTGAATGAATACAAAATGAGATCGTCTTCCGCGAGAGAGGGTTGAGTGTTGTGGACCAATCATATGGTGtcttcattatttttcaaacattgcTTTGAAACCTCCTCAAGATTGTAAaacatattaatatataaatggAGATTTAAGTTATAAGTTGTTGCTTGCGGACCTACGACTtgttttgttattgttattCCGTTTATTATAAACCAATTGTTTTGAATTGATGCGTGGACGAAAGGAATCTTTTTCCTTATTAGTTTAAAACTTGTTAGCTTATCTGTTTCGTCTCGGTGAGTATGGATTTGTCTTGTTAAGTATTTCTGTCTTTGTTTAGGTGATCCAGATTCTCCTGACATGGCTGCTTGGGTACGTTAGCAGCAAGGTGTTGGGAAGCGTTGGTCTCTCCTTGTCAGAGAGAGACAAGTAAGGTAGCAAATGGGTGGGTTCTAGTTTGAGGGGCTTTGTCATTTTATGTTGTACCTAATCTGGCTTCTGTCTGAATTTTAATGTGTTTAACTGCCCCAGATCTGACATGTTTGCACCTCTAGAGGTAAGAGATATACCCAGATCTGACATGTTTGCACCTCTAGAGGTAAGAGATATATAAAGAGTAGAATTCCATTTGTTTTAGTTCTCTGGCTAGAGTAGTACCCATGAAAATCGAACCGACAACATTGCGATAATAAGATCCAATCAAAATCAGATCTAGTGTAGCAAAAAATGACAACTGAAAAGAATCCAAACGTTGGAACACTTGGCGCTCCACTTGGTTACCTTGAGATTCAGATTTCCAGGAATTATCGGGTGTTATGGAAGTCTCTGATAGGGCTACACACGAGCCAAGTCAAGCGTGAGCTTGGCCAACTCGAGCAAGTTGAGCTCCTTatggcaagctcgagctcgactcgactactcAAAATgtttgagctcaagctcaagtcgTTTAACTCATTAAACTCATCTAGTGTTAACTTGTGTAAGTATTAActtgtgtaacttgtgaaaatttgtttttaacctaaaagttaaaaccggtGATTCagtgaaccggttttggcaatattatatggCGTATCAGTTTGcgagtcgagttcttgaaactcgaactcggctcatttatcgtttcgagtatgtttgtaagctcgaactcaactcttTTATAAACGAGTAGATCATGAGCCAAATTTTTCTGAGCGAGTTCGAGTAGAACCCAAGTTGGCTTGGCTCATTGTGCAGACCCTAGTCTCGGATCTCTCCCTCAATGTAACTAACCAGCGCCTTTTTGTTGTGTGTGAGAAATCGACCAAGGTTCTCTCTAGCTTGTACGATTTTAACTGTTGTAAAAAGCTTTTCATACTCGCAGGTTTAACTTTCCTCCCCTTTCATATGTAAAtggggaagaagaaggtgaaATTGTGGAGGGCGGATTGTACCGTGTTTGAGAGAGTGATGTGCAGGAAACTAGAATAGTTCGTCTCCTATTGAAAAGGATGCAAACATCAGACCGAA contains these protein-coding regions:
- the LOC116254808 gene encoding uncharacterized protein LOC116254808 → MVEGVSAVLYRSIKRYWRRRHYERLDGSASSRRRVRFTTAGGRRRWRIKLPSRFRIASPRKILMRLRDGYTRMMLRLASSSAFVGGQALGYSDPFGAPPLKEYDEKVMVEIYKSLAEQGRFVAGR